One region of Agelaius phoeniceus isolate bAgePho1 chromosome W unlocalized genomic scaffold, bAgePho1.hap1 SUPER_W_unloc_1, whole genome shotgun sequence genomic DNA includes:
- the LOC143692527 gene encoding olfactory receptor 14C36-like, with protein MSNSSSIRHFLLLTLADTRQLQLLHFCLLLGISLAALLGNGLIISAVACGHHLHTPMFFFLLNLALADLGSICTTVPKAMHNSLWDTSTISYTGCAAQLFLIFFFLGSEFYLLTIMCYDRYVSICKPLHYGTLLGSRACAHMAAAAWATAFLTAFMHTANTFSLPLCHGNALGQFFCEVPQMLKLSCAKSYLRELGLLAVSVCLSSGCFVFIVFSYVQIFRAVLRIPSEQGRHKAFSTCLPHLAVVSLFISTATFSYLKPPSMSSPSLDLALSVLYSVVPPALNPLIYSLRNQELKAAVWRLITGCFQKH; from the coding sequence atgtccaacagcagctccatcaggcacttcctcctgctgacattggcagacacgcggcagctgcagctcctgcacttctgcctcttgctgggcatctccctggctgccctcctgggcaacggcctcatcatcagcgccgtagcctgcggccaccacctgcacacgcccatgttcttcttcctgctcaacctggccctcgctgacctgggctccatctgcaccactgtccccaaagccatgcacaattccctctgggacaccagcaccatctcctacacCGGATGTGCTGCCCAActctttctgattttcttcttccttggaTCAGAGTTTTATCTGCTGAcgatcatgtgctacgaccgctacgtgtccatctgcaaacccctgcactacgggaccctcctgggcagcagagcttgtgcccacatggcagcagctgcctgggccactgcctttctcactgctttcatgcacacggccaatacattttccctgcccctgtgccatggcaatgccctgggccagttcttctgtgaagtGCCCCAGATGCTCAAGCTCTCCTGTGCCAAATCCTATCTCAGGGAACTGgggcttcttgctgttagtgTGTGTTTATCTTCTggatgttttgtgttcattgttttctcctatgtgcagatcttcagggctgtgctgaggatcccctctgagcagggacggcacaaagccttttccacctgcctccctcacctggccgtggtctccctgttcatcagcactgcCACATTTTCCTACCTGAAGcctccctccatgtcctccccatccctggatctggccctgtcagttctgtactcggtggtgcctccagccctgaaccccctcatctacagcctgaggaaccaggagctcaaggctgcagtgtggagactgatcactggatgctttcagaaacattaa